Proteins encoded in a region of the Chloroflexota bacterium genome:
- a CDS encoding HlyD family efflux transporter periplasmic adaptor subunit, giving the protein MKGNISRYGIILAAVIVGLLLVPLHSLARPQQRVVVTASGTIEAEEVKISSETGGRVVSVFANEGDPVEEGQLLVQLDDSLLVAQVGEAEAAVASARAMLAETKSGPRPSEIAAARAEVQRAQAELAGARAAYQHAQELLETPHDLIAQIDDAKARIELAEAQLGQAQARYNAAKALRDGATGGSDEDKTKRAVYEQQMVAAQASIEAAEEAKKGAQALLAALEDIRRNPLSLIAEVHRTEGQVKIAEAGLALAQAKLDALLAGPRMEEIVAAEAQVQQAEAALHLVQVQREKLSLRSPISGLVTSRLVDPGELAAPGAVLMTVADLDQVTLQIFVPTGRIGHVKLGQKAIVKVDSFPDREFHGRVVYIADRAEFTPKNVQTQEDRVQTVFAVKLQLENPEHLLKPGMPADATLIE; this is encoded by the coding sequence ATGAAGGGAAATATCTCTCGGTACGGGATCATCCTAGCCGCCGTGATCGTGGGGCTCCTCTTGGTGCCCCTGCACTCGCTGGCGCGGCCCCAACAGCGGGTCGTTGTAACCGCCTCGGGCACGATCGAGGCGGAGGAGGTGAAGATCAGCTCGGAGACCGGCGGGCGCGTCGTCTCCGTGTTCGCCAACGAGGGCGACCCGGTGGAGGAGGGACAGCTGCTGGTGCAACTGGACGACTCGTTGCTGGTCGCCCAGGTGGGAGAGGCGGAGGCGGCGGTCGCCTCGGCCCGAGCCATGCTCGCCGAGACGAAGTCCGGGCCACGGCCCTCGGAGATCGCGGCCGCACGAGCGGAGGTCCAGCGCGCTCAAGCCGAGCTGGCCGGGGCGCGAGCGGCCTACCAGCACGCCCAGGAGCTGCTGGAAACCCCGCACGACCTCATCGCGCAGATCGATGATGCCAAAGCGCGCATCGAGCTGGCCGAGGCGCAGCTGGGTCAGGCACAGGCGCGGTACAACGCAGCGAAGGCGCTGCGGGACGGCGCCACCGGCGGCTCGGACGAAGACAAGACGAAGCGGGCGGTCTACGAGCAGCAAATGGTGGCGGCCCAAGCCTCTATAGAGGCGGCGGAGGAGGCCAAGAAGGGCGCCCAGGCGTTACTGGCCGCCCTGGAGGATATCCGTCGCAATCCGCTCTCCCTCATCGCCGAGGTGCACAGGACGGAAGGACAGGTGAAGATCGCCGAAGCCGGCCTGGCCCTGGCTCAGGCGAAGCTGGACGCGCTCCTGGCCGGCCCGCGGATGGAAGAGATCGTGGCCGCCGAGGCCCAGGTACAACAGGCGGAGGCCGCGCTGCATCTCGTTCAGGTGCAGCGGGAGAAGCTGTCCCTGCGCAGCCCCATCTCCGGGCTGGTCACCAGCCGCCTGGTGGATCCGGGCGAGCTGGCAGCCCCGGGCGCCGTCCTGATGACCGTGGCGGACCTGGACCAGGTGACCCTGCAGATCTTCGTGCCGACCGGCCGCATTGGGCACGTGAAGCTGGGCCAGAAGGCGATCGTGAAGGTGGATTCCTTCCCTGATCGGGAGTTCCACGGCCGCGTCGTCTACATCGCCGACCGGGCCGAGTTCACGCCCAAGAACGTGCAGACGCAGGAGGATCGCGTCCAGACGGTGTTCGCCGTAAAGTTGCAGCTGGAGAATCCGGAACACCTGCTGAAGCCGGGCATGCCGGCCGACGCCACGCTGATCGAGTGA